Proteins found in one Candidatus Rokuibacteriota bacterium genomic segment:
- a CDS encoding NAD-dependent epimerase/dehydratase family protein, which produces MTRKSLALVTGGAGFIGSHLVERLLADGYRVRVFDNFSTGSRANLDFARGDRGLEVMRGDLVNLAAVKRAVAGASVVFNQAAMRSVPRSVADPLGANASNVTGFLHLLHAAAAERRKPRIVYASSSSVYGERPDLPKREEQPTSPISPYAATKVAGEIYAGVWSRLFGVETVGLRYFNVFGPRQDPKSEYAAVIPRFILWGLGRRPLQVHGDGTQSRDFTYIDNVVSANLLAARAPAAAVSGKSYNVGCGSRITLLGMIAMLEGLLGTPLRRRHLPRRVGDVPHTLADIGSAKRDFGYEPLVTFDEGLRRTVDFFMGGKR; this is translated from the coding sequence ATGACAAGGAAATCACTCGCGCTGGTGACCGGCGGAGCGGGCTTCATCGGCTCCCACCTGGTGGAGCGGCTCCTCGCCGACGGCTACCGGGTGCGGGTCTTCGACAACTTCTCCACCGGGAGCCGGGCCAACCTCGACTTCGCGCGAGGCGACCGGGGCCTCGAGGTGATGCGTGGGGACCTCGTCAATCTCGCGGCGGTGAAGCGGGCGGTGGCCGGCGCCTCCGTGGTCTTCAACCAGGCGGCCATGCGCTCCGTGCCGCGCTCCGTGGCCGATCCGCTGGGCGCCAACGCCTCCAACGTCACCGGCTTCCTCCATCTGCTCCACGCCGCCGCCGCGGAGCGTCGGAAGCCGCGCATCGTCTACGCCTCGTCCTCGTCGGTCTACGGCGAGCGTCCCGATCTGCCGAAGCGCGAGGAGCAGCCCACTTCCCCGATCTCCCCGTATGCCGCGACCAAGGTCGCGGGGGAGATCTACGCGGGAGTGTGGAGCCGGCTGTTCGGCGTGGAGACGGTGGGACTCAGGTACTTCAACGTGTTCGGCCCCCGCCAGGACCCCAAGAGCGAGTATGCCGCGGTGATCCCGCGCTTCATCCTCTGGGGCCTGGGGCGCCGCCCGCTCCAGGTCCACGGCGACGGCACCCAGTCCCGGGACTTCACCTACATCGACAACGTGGTCTCGGCCAACCTGCTGGCGGCGCGGGCGCCGGCCGCGGCCGTCTCCGGCAAGTCGTACAACGTGGGGTGCGGCAGCCGGATCACCCTCCTCGGGATGATCGCCATGCTGGAAGGGCTGCTGGGGACCCCGCTCCGGCGGAGGCACCTGCCGCGCCGGGTGGGGGACGTGCCGCACACCCTGGCCGACATCGGCAGCGCCAAGCGCGACTTCGGCTACGAGCCGCTCGTGACCTTCGACGAGGGGCTGCGTCGCACGGTGGACTTCTTCATGGGGGGAAAGCGATGA
- a CDS encoding ABC transporter permease: protein MRRYIARQLLQLVVVLVGISLLAFSILHVIGDPVLLLLPQNAGKEEYERYHRLLGLDKPLHIQYWKFVSRAVQGDFGKSWYADTPAFALVLERMPPTVYLTFAGLAAAMLIALPLGILAALKRHSFVDNLCTMLAVAGQAVPIFWLGIMLIIVFAVRLKALPASGYGTWQHFLMPAFSLGTFLAPITMRLVRSGVIEVMNMEYIKTARAKGVAERMVVVKHAFRNACIPVITVVGLQFGQLLGGAIVTETVFAWPGVATLTVESIRNQDFPVVQCAVVLLALVIVTVNLIVDIIVGVIDPRIRVGG from the coding sequence ATGCGGCGCTACATCGCTCGTCAGCTGCTCCAGCTCGTCGTCGTCCTCGTCGGCATCTCCCTCCTGGCCTTCTCCATCCTCCACGTCATCGGCGACCCCGTCCTCCTCCTCCTGCCCCAGAACGCGGGCAAGGAGGAGTACGAACGCTACCACCGGCTGCTCGGCCTCGACAAACCACTCCACATCCAGTACTGGAAGTTCGTCAGCCGGGCCGTCCAGGGCGATTTCGGCAAGTCCTGGTACGCCGACACGCCGGCCTTCGCGCTGGTGCTCGAGCGTATGCCCCCCACCGTCTACCTCACCTTCGCCGGGCTGGCCGCGGCGATGCTGATCGCCCTCCCACTCGGGATCCTGGCCGCGCTCAAGCGTCACTCCTTCGTGGACAACCTCTGCACGATGCTCGCGGTGGCGGGCCAGGCGGTCCCCATCTTCTGGCTCGGCATCATGCTCATCATCGTCTTCGCCGTGCGGCTCAAGGCGCTGCCCGCCTCGGGCTACGGGACCTGGCAGCACTTTCTGATGCCCGCCTTCAGCCTCGGCACCTTCCTGGCGCCCATCACGATGCGTCTGGTGCGGTCCGGCGTCATCGAGGTCATGAACATGGAGTACATCAAGACGGCCCGGGCGAAGGGCGTGGCCGAACGGATGGTGGTGGTCAAGCACGCCTTCCGCAACGCCTGCATCCCGGTCATCACGGTGGTGGGGCTGCAGTTCGGCCAGCTCCTGGGCGGCGCCATCGTGACGGAGACCGTCTTCGCCTGGCCCGGGGTGGCGACGCTCACGGTGGAGTCCATCCGGAACCAGGACTTCCCGGTGGTGCAGTGCGCCGTGGTGCTGCTCGCCCTCGTCATCGTCACGGTCAACCTCATCGTGGACATCATCGTCGGCGTGATCGACCCGCGGATCCGGGTCGGCGGATGA
- a CDS encoding ABC transporter permease: MHGSLRRLWRLKWGVAAAVIMAAIVGATVLAPWLAPHDPISVNIRHRLAPPAWMEGGGLTHPLGTDQVGRDLLSRVIYGGRVSLVVGVAAVLLSATIGVLLGLGAGYFGSRVDWIIMTGVNVMLTFPFVLLALAVIAVLGPSLPNMIAVLGAAGWPIYARVVRAETLSIRERDFVVASRALGTSHLRIVFRQILPNLVSAVVVIATLQVAQVIILESFLSFLGLGVQPPTPAWGNMLGEGRVYMLNSWWIAAFPGLAIFVTTLVINLMGNALRDWLDPHMKL, translated from the coding sequence ATGCACGGCTCGCTGCGCCGCCTGTGGCGGCTCAAGTGGGGCGTGGCGGCGGCGGTCATCATGGCGGCGATCGTGGGCGCCACCGTGCTGGCGCCCTGGCTGGCGCCGCACGACCCCATCAGCGTCAACATCCGCCACCGGCTCGCTCCGCCCGCCTGGATGGAGGGGGGCGGGCTCACGCACCCGCTGGGGACCGACCAGGTGGGCCGCGACCTCCTCTCACGGGTGATCTACGGAGGGCGGGTGTCGCTGGTGGTGGGCGTGGCGGCCGTGCTCCTGTCGGCCACCATCGGCGTGCTGCTGGGGCTCGGCGCCGGCTACTTCGGATCGCGCGTGGACTGGATCATCATGACGGGGGTCAACGTCATGCTGACTTTCCCGTTCGTGCTTCTGGCCCTGGCGGTGATCGCCGTCCTCGGCCCGAGCCTGCCGAACATGATCGCCGTGCTGGGCGCGGCCGGCTGGCCGATCTACGCCCGCGTGGTGAGGGCGGAGACGCTGTCCATCCGCGAGCGCGACTTCGTCGTGGCCAGCCGGGCGCTGGGCACGAGCCACCTTCGTATCGTGTTCCGGCAGATCCTCCCCAACCTGGTCTCCGCCGTCGTCGTGATCGCGACGCTCCAGGTGGCCCAGGTGATCATCCTGGAGTCGTTCCTCTCCTTCCTGGGGCTCGGGGTCCAGCCGCCGACGCCCGCCTGGGGCAACATGCTGGGCGAGGGGCGCGTCTACATGCTCAACTCGTGGTGGATCGCGGCCTTCCCCGGGCTCGCGATCTTCGTGACCACGCTCGTGATCAACCTCATGGGCAATGCGCTGCGCGACTGGCTCGACCCGCACATGAAACTCTAG
- a CDS encoding cupin domain-containing protein, translating to MGDDAQRFHNITTGGIPRQLTEGIRARVFPGVHLMLSVVEIEPGSASPVHSHPNEQWGVCLEGEWIRIQDGVEHHVKAGDFWQTPPNVLHGGRALPGTRALVLDIFSPPREEYRQAGSGYK from the coding sequence ATGGGCGACGACGCGCAGCGCTTTCACAACATCACGACGGGCGGCATCCCGCGCCAGCTCACCGAGGGGATCCGCGCCCGCGTCTTCCCCGGCGTACACCTCATGCTCTCGGTGGTGGAGATCGAGCCGGGCTCGGCCTCGCCGGTGCATTCTCACCCCAACGAGCAGTGGGGGGTCTGCCTCGAGGGCGAGTGGATCCGCATCCAGGACGGCGTCGAGCACCACGTCAAGGCCGGAGACTTCTGGCAGACACCGCCCAACGTCCTCCACGGCGGCCGCGCCCTCCCCGGCACGCGGGCCCTCGTGCTGGACATCTTCTCGCCGCCCCGCGAGGAGTACAGGCAGGCTGGCTCCGGCTACAAGTAG
- a CDS encoding M81 family metallopeptidase, with protein MRVFLAMLSHETNTFSNVPADRAQFEARSLHYGDDVVEAFRGTGTCLGGMIEAAERRGVRLVPSVAAAASPAGCVTSEIYAHVRTRLLADLRAAGAVDGVLLDLHGAMVPEGIDDGEGDVIEAVRQAVGPHVPIAVTLDLHGNLSEGMVRGADLLHGYKTYPHVDMAERGVEATERLLDAIAGRIRPTAAHRKPPLLPPLGNQGTARGPMRRLYDLAGEMEKDPRVISISVFAGFPHADIPDAGLGIYVVTDGDQALAGELADRLAAVAWEHRHEFIHHGAPVPEAVQRALRAEGRPIVLADMADNTGGGAAGDGTEILRELLRVGARSAVVACLWDPLAVRECARAGVGQSVTLEVGGKVDDRHGAPLRVTGVVRTLSDGRFVHKGPMARGLPGRLGTTAVLDVNGVKIILISHRWQTLDPEMIRFVGLDPLEDKILVVKSTIHYRAAFEPLASEIIEVDAPGLSSSNLERFDFKRLRRPIFPLDREATYP; from the coding sequence TTGAGAGTGTTCCTGGCCATGCTGTCCCACGAGACGAACACGTTCAGCAACGTGCCCGCCGATCGGGCCCAGTTCGAGGCGCGCAGCCTCCACTACGGGGACGACGTCGTGGAGGCCTTCCGCGGCACGGGCACCTGCCTGGGCGGCATGATCGAGGCGGCCGAGCGGCGGGGCGTCCGCCTCGTCCCCTCGGTGGCCGCCGCCGCCTCGCCCGCCGGGTGCGTCACGAGCGAGATCTACGCGCACGTCAGGACCCGCCTGCTCGCCGATCTCCGGGCCGCGGGCGCCGTGGACGGCGTGCTCCTCGATCTGCACGGCGCCATGGTGCCCGAGGGGATCGACGACGGCGAGGGCGACGTCATCGAGGCGGTGCGCCAGGCAGTGGGGCCGCACGTCCCCATCGCCGTGACGCTGGATCTGCACGGCAATCTATCCGAGGGGATGGTCAGGGGCGCCGATCTCCTCCACGGGTACAAGACCTACCCACACGTGGACATGGCGGAGCGCGGTGTGGAGGCCACGGAACGGCTGCTCGACGCAATTGCCGGGCGTATCCGGCCCACGGCCGCGCACAGGAAACCGCCGCTCTTGCCGCCGCTGGGCAACCAGGGCACGGCGCGCGGCCCGATGCGGCGCCTCTACGATCTGGCCGGCGAGATGGAGAAGGACCCCCGGGTGATCTCCATCTCGGTGTTCGCGGGCTTCCCTCACGCCGACATCCCCGACGCGGGGCTCGGGATCTACGTGGTCACCGACGGAGACCAGGCGCTCGCCGGAGAGCTGGCGGACCGCCTGGCCGCCGTCGCGTGGGAGCACCGCCACGAGTTCATCCACCACGGCGCTCCCGTCCCCGAGGCGGTGCAGCGGGCGCTCCGTGCCGAGGGGCGCCCCATCGTGCTCGCCGACATGGCGGACAACACCGGTGGCGGCGCGGCCGGCGACGGCACCGAGATCCTCCGCGAGCTGCTCCGGGTGGGCGCGCGCTCCGCCGTCGTGGCCTGCCTCTGGGATCCGCTGGCCGTCCGCGAGTGCGCGCGAGCCGGGGTGGGCCAGAGCGTGACGCTGGAGGTGGGCGGCAAGGTGGACGACAGGCACGGCGCCCCGCTGCGCGTCACGGGAGTGGTGCGGACGCTGTCGGATGGCCGCTTCGTCCACAAGGGCCCCATGGCGCGGGGGCTGCCGGGGCGGCTCGGCACCACCGCGGTGCTCGACGTCAACGGCGTGAAGATCATCCTCATCTCCCATCGCTGGCAGACGCTGGACCCCGAGATGATCCGCTTCGTCGGGCTGGACCCGCTCGAGGACAAGATCCTGGTGGTCAAGTCCACCATCCACTACCGCGCCGCCTTCGAGCCCCTCGCCAGCGAGATCATCGAGGTCGACGCTCCGGGGCTGTCCTCGTCGAACCTCGAGCGCTTCGACTTCAAGCGCCTCCGGCGGCCCATCTTCCCTCTCGACCGGGAGGCGACCTACCCATGA
- a CDS encoding cupin domain-containing protein — protein sequence MTRRLALCAVAVFTAGAAAGLLAGSALSAAGPRMWADVLLTRTTSEIPRKVSLRVNDDHWDPGAEGGWHRHPGPTILYVIEGELSEATRQGTNTLKRGQAVWRSASHEHNVRNPGPGPARALAIHLDPAH from the coding sequence ATGACCCGCCGCCTCGCCCTCTGCGCCGTTGCGGTGTTCACGGCCGGCGCCGCCGCAGGGCTCCTCGCCGGGAGCGCGCTGTCCGCGGCCGGGCCGCGGATGTGGGCCGACGTGCTCCTCACGCGGACGACGAGCGAGATCCCGCGCAAGGTCTCCCTCCGGGTCAACGACGATCACTGGGACCCCGGGGCCGAGGGCGGCTGGCACCGGCACCCCGGGCCGACGATCCTCTACGTCATCGAGGGCGAGCTGTCGGAGGCCACCCGGCAGGGCACCAATACGCTCAAGCGAGGGCAGGCCGTCTGGCGTTCAGCGAGCCACGAGCACAATGTCAGGAACCCCGGGCCGGGTCCGGCGCGGGCACTGGCGATCCACCTCGACCCGGCCCACTGA
- a CDS encoding DUF1054 family protein, protein MAFPDFTAADFKVFEIEGFAPRMEAIRRRLRPKLEAAGRALLPDVTRVGGAQAFAHVARHARRTVNPPDDTWVAFAVDRRGYKKHCHFKVALSRGALRFLFEAGPEHAAKKRWVAAWKRDAPKVVPVLRRARGLAWFRNEHDDAPAAVLSDLPGDAVARLGEELLRRRDGQLVLGRAVPAEEAARWRPGDCARVARETFHLLAPLYRLR, encoded by the coding sequence ATGGCGTTCCCGGACTTCACGGCGGCGGACTTCAAGGTGTTCGAGATCGAGGGCTTCGCTCCCCGCATGGAGGCCATCAGGCGGCGCCTCCGCCCGAAGCTCGAGGCGGCGGGCCGTGCGCTCCTGCCGGACGTCACGCGCGTCGGCGGCGCACAGGCCTTCGCGCACGTGGCCCGGCACGCCCGCCGCACCGTGAACCCGCCGGACGACACCTGGGTGGCCTTCGCCGTGGACCGGCGCGGATACAAGAAGCATTGCCACTTCAAGGTCGCGCTGTCGCGCGGGGCCCTGCGCTTCCTCTTCGAGGCAGGCCCCGAGCACGCCGCGAAGAAGCGCTGGGTGGCGGCGTGGAAGCGGGACGCGCCCAAGGTGGTGCCCGTCTTGAGGCGCGCCAGGGGACTCGCGTGGTTCAGGAACGAGCACGATGACGCTCCCGCTGCCGTCCTGAGCGACCTGCCGGGGGACGCGGTCGCCCGCCTTGGCGAGGAGCTGCTGCGGAGGCGTGACGGGCAGCTCGTCCTGGGCCGCGCCGTTCCAGCCGAGGAGGCCGCACGGTGGAGGCCGGGGGACTGCGCGCGCGTCGCGCGGGAGACGTTCCACCTGCTCGCTCCGCTGTACAGGCTGCGATAG
- a CDS encoding HAD family phosphatase: MDSAAIFDMDGVLIDSGVWHRAAWQALLAELGVPPARPDFWRLTIGRPAEEAVPLLLGKTLSGSEAWRLARRKRDLYVGLARQGLRAVPGAPAFVESLERRGVPRAVGTSASRPDVERMLGAVGLRRHFDVVVTAEDVRRGKPDPEVYALAARRLGATPDACLVFEDSVVGVEAARLAGMRAIGVTTAYGEEELRAAGALAVVADFEGLQWEAIARR, translated from the coding sequence GTGGACAGCGCGGCGATCTTCGACATGGACGGGGTCCTCATCGACAGCGGCGTCTGGCACCGGGCCGCCTGGCAGGCCCTGCTCGCCGAGCTGGGAGTGCCGCCGGCGCGGCCCGACTTCTGGAGGCTCACCATCGGGCGGCCCGCCGAGGAGGCGGTGCCTCTGCTCCTCGGCAAGACGCTGTCCGGCAGCGAGGCGTGGCGCCTCGCGCGGCGCAAGCGCGATCTCTATGTGGGGCTCGCCCGCCAGGGGCTCCGCGCCGTGCCCGGCGCGCCGGCCTTCGTCGAGTCGCTCGAGCGCCGGGGCGTGCCCCGCGCCGTGGGAACCTCGGCCTCACGGCCGGACGTCGAGCGCATGCTCGGCGCCGTCGGGCTCAGGCGTCACTTCGACGTGGTGGTCACCGCCGAGGACGTGCGACGCGGCAAGCCGGATCCCGAGGTCTACGCGCTCGCCGCACGGCGGCTCGGGGCGACGCCGGACGCCTGCCTGGTGTTCGAGGACTCGGTAGTCGGCGTCGAGGCGGCGCGCCTGGCGGGTATGCGCGCCATCGGGGTCACGACGGCGTACGGCGAGGAGGAACTCCGTGCCGCCGGCGCACTTGCGGTCGTCGCGGATTTCGAGGGGCTCCAGTGGGAAGCGATCGCCCGGCGGTGA
- a CDS encoding methyltransferase domain-containing protein — MSTPGFWEALYASRSDGWELGHPAPPLTSWLSAGNAFPAARAGPASVAVPGCGRGHDARLLARAGYRVSGFDFAPAAIAEARALAQADGVEVTLEQRDVFTLAGDCEGLFDGVWEYTCFCAIEPARREEYARVIHAILRPGGRLLACFYPLREGTDGPPFPVSVAEVERVLSPHFGILEAGPPAESVERRRGLEWLVLAHRLG, encoded by the coding sequence GTGAGCACCCCGGGGTTCTGGGAGGCGCTCTACGCCTCCCGGAGCGACGGCTGGGAGCTGGGCCACCCCGCCCCGCCGCTGACTTCCTGGCTCTCCGCAGGCAACGCGTTTCCGGCGGCCCGCGCCGGGCCTGCCTCCGTCGCAGTTCCCGGCTGCGGCCGCGGACACGACGCGCGCCTCCTCGCCCGCGCGGGCTACCGCGTCTCGGGCTTCGACTTCGCGCCCGCCGCGATCGCCGAAGCGCGGGCGCTGGCCCAGGCCGACGGCGTCGAGGTCACCCTCGAGCAGCGGGACGTCTTCACGCTGGCGGGGGACTGCGAAGGCCTCTTCGACGGGGTGTGGGAGTACACGTGCTTCTGCGCCATCGAACCGGCCCGCCGCGAGGAGTACGCGCGGGTGATTCACGCCATCCTGCGGCCCGGCGGCCGGCTGCTCGCCTGCTTCTATCCGCTCCGCGAGGGCACCGACGGGCCTCCCTTCCCCGTGTCGGTGGCGGAGGTCGAGCGCGTGCTGTCCCCGCACTTCGGCATCCTCGAGGCGGGGCCGCCGGCGGAGTCGGTGGAGCGCCGGCGCGGCCTCGAGTGGCTGGTGCTCGCCCACCGCCTCGGGTGA